In a genomic window of Dyadobacter fermentans DSM 18053:
- a CDS encoding T9SS type A sorting domain-containing protein, whose product MIEKLGSLETQEGYLMSDQTSFTFYVYTAGQYRVTCERSYPGRPDLTSTASATVNVSNCPDLLTLIGDNNSFNPIDCQGFWEGDYLLTFQNDTTKHAFAHLGNDILYATLEKDDAFVPRSVLMANHLFEEYALCFAETDPRALPVTLATFDARPSEGKAVLTWTTANETNSAWFEIMRSPDGHDWQVTDKVVARNEGETVSNYLFVDSLPLPGISYYRLKMMDSDSSYAYSRIRRVQFADAQITIFPNPIDDRMSLRLSVDESNVKEITVSDLAGRIVYRADSVAHLHDAKKLMTGRYIVKIRMKDGSEINRVILKR is encoded by the coding sequence TTGATAGAAAAACTCGGCTCGCTGGAAACCCAGGAGGGTTATCTGATGAGTGATCAGACGAGTTTTACATTTTACGTCTACACCGCAGGTCAATACAGGGTAACCTGTGAGCGAAGTTATCCCGGGCGGCCCGATTTGACGTCGACCGCCTCAGCAACCGTAAATGTGAGCAATTGTCCGGATTTGCTGACGCTCATTGGAGATAATAATTCCTTCAATCCCATTGACTGCCAGGGCTTTTGGGAAGGTGACTACCTGCTCACGTTTCAGAACGACACTACGAAACATGCCTTTGCTCACTTGGGAAATGATATCCTGTATGCTACGCTCGAAAAGGATGATGCATTTGTGCCGCGCTCCGTGCTGATGGCCAACCACCTTTTCGAAGAATATGCATTATGTTTCGCTGAAACCGACCCCCGCGCATTGCCAGTAACGCTGGCGACTTTCGATGCCCGCCCGTCGGAGGGCAAAGCGGTACTAACATGGACGACAGCCAACGAGACGAACAGTGCCTGGTTCGAAATTATGCGAAGTCCGGACGGACACGACTGGCAGGTAACTGATAAGGTAGTAGCCAGGAATGAAGGTGAAACGGTCTCGAACTATCTTTTTGTCGATTCGCTTCCCCTGCCGGGCATATCGTACTATCGATTGAAAATGATGGATTCGGATTCCTCTTATGCATACAGCCGAATCCGGCGCGTGCAGTTTGCTGACGCGCAAATCACTATTTTTCCTAATCCCATCGACGACCGAATGTCATTGAGGCTGTCGGTTGACGAGTCAAATGTGAAGGAAATTACAGTTTCAGACCTGGCAGGGCGAATCGTTTACCGTGCGGATAGCGTTGCGCACCTCCATGATGCCAAAAAGCTGATGACGGGCAGGTACATCGTCAAAATCCGTATGAAAGATGGTTCGGAAATCAACCGGGTAATTCTTAAAAGGTAA